Proteins encoded in a region of the Prunus persica cultivar Lovell chromosome G4, Prunus_persica_NCBIv2, whole genome shotgun sequence genome:
- the LOC18780729 gene encoding microfibrillar-associated protein 1 — MSVTAGVSDTVIAVRDKLRGKIGQTKVKRYWPGKAPEWADDADEDGDIRMSAAASLEKAFPTQEYSDVVRKDDPRLRRLAESRIDNREDVRADHRRIRQAEIVSTIEEEAKRQEGLEAEEEDADALEERRRRIKEKLRQREQEEAPLLLSEDEEEVKEEEEEESEYDTDSEEELTGMVMLKPVFVPKSERDTIAERERLEAEERALEESRKRNLEERKRETKQIVVEEIRKDEEIQKGLEQEGNIVDIDTDDEINEAEEYEAWKAREIARIKRDREDREAMIKEKEEIERVRNMTEEERRDWERKHPKAAPQPKQKWRFMQKYYHKGAFFQSEPDDYAATVGTDGIYTRDFSAPTGEDKMDKTILPKVMQVKHFGRSGRTKWTHLVNEDTTDWNNPWTYNDPLRSKYNAKMAGMNAPIAKPKGSKKLKDWESR, encoded by the exons ATGTCGGTAACAGCAGGTGTTAGTGATACTGTGATTGCAGTCAGGGATAAGCTCAGAGGTAAAATTGGGCAAACAAAAGTTAAAAGGTATTGGCCTGGAAAAGCTCCCGAGTGGGCAGATGATGCCGACGAAGATGGGGATATTAGGATGTCTGCAGCTGCTTCATTGGAGAAAGCTTTCCCCACGCAGGAATATTCTGATGTTGTTAGAAAAGATGATCCTAGACTGCGCCGTTTGGCTGAGAGCAGGATAGATAATCGTGAGGATGTTCGAGCTGATCATAGGCGTATCCGGCAAGCTGAGATTGTTTCaacaattgaagaagaagccaagAGGCAGGAAGGATTAGAAGCGGAGGAAGAGGACGCGGATGCTTtggaggaaagaagaagaaggatcaAGGAGAAGTTGCGTCAAAGGGAGCAAGAAGAAGCTCCACTCCTTCTGTCAGAAGACGAGGAAGAAgtaaaggaagaggaggaagaggagtcTGAGTATGATACTGACTCAGAAGAAGAGCTTACTGGTATGGTGATGTTGAAGCCTGTCTTTGTGCCCAAGTCAGAGAGAGATACTATTGCTGAACGTGAGCGACTTGAGGCTGAAGAACGAGCCCTTGAGGAATCAAGGAAGAGGAATTTGGaggaaaggaagagagagacaaaGCAGATTGTGGTTGAGGAGATTCGGAAGGACGAAGAGATTCAGAAGGGTTTGGAACAGGAAGGAAATATTGTTGATATTGATACTGATGATGAAATAAACGAGGCAGAGGAGTATGAAGCTTGGAAGGCAAGAGAGATAGCCAGGATCAAGAGGGATAGGGAGGACCGGGAAGCAATGATTAAGGAGAAGGAAGAGATTGAAAGGGTTAGAAACATGACAGAGGAAGAGAGGAGGGACTGGGAGAGGAAGCATCCGAAAGCTgcaccacaaccaaagcagaAGTGGAGATTTATGCAGAAATATTACCACAAGGGTGCTTTCTTCCAGTCAGAACCTGATGACTATGCTGCAACTGTTGGAACAGATGGAATTTACACACGTGATTTCTCTGCCCCAACTGGAGAAGATAAGATGGACAAAACAATATTGCCCAAGGTCATGCAAGTCAAACATTTTGGTCGTAGTGGAAGGACGAAATGGACTCATCTTGTCAATGAGGATACGACTGATTGGAACAATCC ATGGACATACAATGATCCTCTTCGGTCAAAGTATAATGCTAAAATGGCAGGAATGAACGCGCCTATTGCAAAACCCAAAGGAAGCAAGAAATTGAAGGATTGGGAATCTCGTTGA